A single window of Providencia alcalifaciens DNA harbors:
- the rpsH gene encoding 30S ribosomal protein S8 — protein sequence MSMQDPIADMLTRIRNGQAANKVAVTMPSSKLKVAIAKVLKEEGYIEDFKIEGDIKPELELTLRYFQGKAVVESIQRVSRPSLRIYKKKDELPQVMAGLGIAVISTSKGVMTDRAARQAGLGGEILCYVA from the coding sequence ATGAGCATGCAAGATCCCATCGCGGATATGCTGACCCGTATCCGTAACGGTCAGGCCGCGAATAAAGTTGCGGTCACCATGCCTTCCTCCAAGCTGAAAGTGGCGATTGCCAAAGTGCTGAAGGAAGAAGGTTATATTGAAGATTTTAAAATTGAAGGCGACATCAAGCCAGAATTGGAACTGACTTTACGTTATTTCCAAGGCAAGGCAGTCGTAGAAAGCATTCAGCGTGTAAGCCGCCCAAGTCTGCGCATCTATAAGAAAAAAGATGAGCTGCCACAAGTTATGGCTGGTTTAGGTATCGCTGTTATTTCTACCTCTAAAGGTGTCATGACTGATCGTGCAGCTCGCCAAGCTGGTCTTGGTGGCGAGATTCTCTGCTACGTAGCTTAA
- the rpmJ gene encoding 50S ribosomal protein L36 — MKVRASVKKLCRNCKIIRRNGSVRVICSVEPRHKQRQG, encoded by the coding sequence ATGAAAGTTCGTGCTTCCGTCAAGAAATTATGCCGTAACTGCAAAATTATCCGTCGCAATGGTAGCGTTCGTGTGATTTGCAGTGTTGAGCCAAGACATAAACAACGTCAAGGCTAA
- the rplR gene encoding 50S ribosomal protein L18 codes for MDKKAARIRRATRARRKIQELGATRLVVHRTPRHIYAQVIAPNGSETLVAASTTEKAINEQVKFTGNKDAAAIVGKLVAERALEKGITVVAFDRSGFQYHGRVQALADAAREAGLQF; via the coding sequence ATGGATAAGAAAGCAGCTCGTATCCGTCGTGCGACCCGCGCACGCCGTAAGATTCAAGAGTTGGGTGCGACTCGACTGGTGGTACACCGTACCCCACGCCATATTTATGCGCAGGTTATCGCACCAAACGGTTCTGAAACATTGGTTGCCGCTTCTACTACAGAAAAAGCTATCAATGAACAAGTTAAGTTTACTGGAAACAAAGACGCAGCAGCAATTGTTGGTAAGTTAGTTGCTGAACGCGCACTGGAAAAAGGCATCACTGTTGTTGCTTTTGACCGCTCTGGTTTCCAATATCATGGTAGAGTCCAGGCACTGGCAGATGCTGCCCGTGAAGCTGGCCTTCAGTTCTAA
- the rplQ gene encoding 50S ribosomal protein L17 — translation MRHRKSGRQLNRNSSHRQAMFRNMAGSLVRHEIIKTTLPKAKELRRVVEPLITLAKTDSVANRRLAFARTRDNEIVAKLFNELGPRFAARAGGYTRILKCGFRTGDNAPMAYIELVDRAVESQEAAAE, via the coding sequence ATGCGCCATCGTAAGAGTGGTCGTCAATTGAACCGCAACAGCAGCCACCGCCAAGCTATGTTCCGTAACATGGCAGGTTCTTTAGTTCGTCATGAAATTATCAAGACGACTCTGCCTAAAGCGAAAGAACTGCGTCGCGTCGTTGAGCCGCTGATTACTCTTGCCAAGACCGACAGCGTAGCTAATCGTCGTCTGGCATTCGCACGTACTCGTGATAACGAGATCGTTGCAAAATTATTTAATGAACTGGGACCGCGTTTCGCAGCTCGTGCAGGTGGTTACACTCGTATTCTTAAGTGTGGCTTCCGTACAGGCGACAATGCTCCGATGGCTTACATCGAGCTTGTTGACCGTGCTGTTGAGTCTCAAGAAGCAGCTGCAGAGTAA
- the rpsE gene encoding 30S ribosomal protein S5, which produces MSHIEKQAGELQEKLIAVNRVAKTVKGGRIFSFTALTVVGDGNGRVGFGYGKAREVPAAIQKAMEKARRSMKTVALNNGTLFHPVKGTHTGSRVFMQPAHEGTGIIAGGAMRAVLEVAGVRNVLAKTYGSTNPINVVRATLDALDSMKSPEMVAAKRGKSVEEILG; this is translated from the coding sequence ATGTCTCACATCGAAAAACAAGCTGGCGAACTGCAGGAAAAGCTGATCGCGGTAAACCGCGTAGCTAAAACCGTTAAAGGTGGCCGTATTTTCAGCTTTACCGCACTGACTGTAGTTGGTGATGGTAACGGTCGCGTTGGTTTTGGTTACGGCAAAGCGCGCGAAGTTCCGGCAGCAATCCAGAAAGCGATGGAAAAAGCCCGTCGCAGTATGAAAACCGTTGCTCTAAACAACGGCACATTATTCCACCCAGTGAAAGGTACGCACACCGGTTCTCGCGTGTTTATGCAACCTGCTCACGAAGGTACCGGTATTATTGCCGGTGGTGCAATGCGTGCTGTTTTAGAGGTAGCTGGAGTTCGCAACGTACTGGCTAAAACCTATGGTTCCACTAACCCAATCAACGTGGTTCGTGCAACACTGGATGCTTTAGACAGCATGAAGTCTCCAGAAATGGTCGCAGCTAAGCGTGGAAAATCCGTCGAAGAAATTCTGGGGTAA
- the zntR gene encoding Zn(2+)-responsive transcriptional regulator, protein MYKIGQIAKLADVTPDTIRFYEKQGLMGHKTRTEGGYRLFTEQDLQRLRFIRYAKQLGFTLEAITELLSIRVDPEHHTCQESKNIVDIRLIEVEKKIQELIIMRDSLKTLSSACCGDEHASTYCSIMEILEKGASKIY, encoded by the coding sequence ATGTATAAGATAGGTCAAATAGCTAAGTTGGCAGATGTAACACCAGATACAATCCGTTTTTATGAAAAACAGGGTTTGATGGGGCACAAAACGAGAACGGAAGGTGGCTACCGGTTGTTTACGGAGCAAGATTTACAGCGCTTACGTTTTATCCGTTATGCTAAGCAGTTAGGGTTTACACTTGAAGCGATTACTGAGTTATTATCGATCCGTGTTGATCCCGAACACCACACTTGTCAGGAATCAAAAAATATTGTTGATATCAGACTGATTGAAGTAGAAAAGAAGATCCAAGAACTGATCATTATGAGAGACTCATTGAAAACCTTGAGTTCAGCATGTTGTGGTGATGAGCATGCATCGACATACTGTTCTATCATGGAGATTTTAGAAAAAGGCGCATCAAAAATTTATTAA
- the trkA gene encoding Trk system potassium transporter TrkA, translating into MKIIILGAGQVGGTLAENLVDENNDITVVDTNADRLRQLQDQFDLRVVNGHGSHPRVLRDAGAEDADMLVAVTNSDETNMVACQIAYSLFNTPNKIARIRATEYIREADKLFLAEQIPIDYLISPEQLVIEYIYKLIQYPGALQVVNFAEGKVSIVAVKAYYGGSLVGNALSSLREHMPHIDTRVVAIFRQDRPIRPQGSTIIEAGDEVFFVASTQHIRAVMSELQRLEKPYKRLMIVGGGNVGAGLAKRLEKDYSVKLIERNQERATELAELLHDTIVFYGDASDQELLTEEHIEQMDVFIALTNDDEANIMSAMLAKKMGAKKAMVLIQRSAYVELVQGGVIDIAVSPQQATISALLGHVRKADIVSVSSLRRGVAEAIEAIAHGDENTSKVVGKKISEIKLPPGTIIGAIVREEEVIIASDYHIIEQGDHVIMFITDKKYVPDVEKLFQPSPFFL; encoded by the coding sequence ATGAAGATCATTATTCTAGGTGCAGGGCAAGTCGGTGGGACACTCGCTGAAAACTTAGTGGATGAAAATAACGATATTACCGTTGTTGATACCAACGCCGATCGCTTGCGTCAGCTACAGGATCAGTTTGATCTGCGCGTAGTTAATGGGCATGGATCCCATCCCCGAGTTCTTAGAGATGCTGGAGCTGAAGATGCGGATATGTTAGTTGCAGTGACTAACTCGGATGAAACCAACATGGTTGCTTGCCAAATCGCTTATAGCCTATTTAATACGCCAAATAAAATCGCGCGTATTCGTGCAACCGAATATATCCGTGAAGCTGACAAACTGTTTTTGGCAGAGCAAATCCCTATTGATTATCTGATATCACCAGAACAGCTGGTTATCGAGTATATCTATAAACTTATCCAATATCCGGGAGCTCTACAGGTCGTTAATTTTGCCGAAGGTAAAGTGAGCATAGTGGCTGTAAAAGCCTACTATGGGGGTTCTCTAGTAGGCAATGCATTATCTAGCTTACGTGAGCACATGCCACACATTGATACTCGCGTTGTCGCAATATTCCGCCAAGATAGACCGATTCGCCCTCAGGGTTCCACTATTATTGAAGCGGGTGATGAAGTTTTCTTTGTTGCCTCTACTCAACATATTAGAGCAGTAATGAGTGAGCTCCAACGATTAGAAAAGCCATACAAGCGTTTAATGATTGTTGGGGGTGGTAACGTAGGTGCCGGCTTAGCGAAGCGATTGGAAAAAGACTATAGTGTTAAACTGATTGAGCGTAATCAGGAAAGAGCAACTGAATTAGCGGAGTTGCTCCATGACACGATTGTTTTTTATGGTGATGCCTCAGATCAGGAATTGCTCACTGAAGAACATATTGAACAAATGGATGTATTTATTGCACTTACCAATGATGATGAAGCAAATATCATGTCTGCTATGCTTGCGAAAAAAATGGGAGCCAAAAAAGCCATGGTATTAATTCAACGGTCTGCCTATGTTGAATTAGTTCAAGGCGGTGTCATTGATATTGCAGTATCACCACAGCAAGCTACTATTTCAGCTTTACTTGGTCACGTCCGAAAAGCGGATATTGTCAGTGTTTCATCGTTACGCCGAGGAGTTGCAGAGGCTATTGAGGCGATCGCCCACGGTGATGAGAACACATCAAAAGTGGTAGGTAAAAAAATATCAGAAATTAAACTTCCTCCAGGCACAATTATTGGTGCCATCGTAAGGGAGGAAGAAGTCATCATTGCTAGCGATTACCATATTATCGAGCAAGGTGACCATGTCATTATGTTTATTACCGATAAAAAATATGTGCCGGATGTGGAAAAGTTGTTCCAGCCAAGTCCGTTCTTTTTATAA
- the rpsK gene encoding 30S ribosomal protein S11 — protein sequence MAKAPVRARKRVRKQVSDGVAHIHASFNNTIVTITDRQGNALGWATAGGSGFRGSRKSTPFAAQVAAERCAESVKEYGIKNLEVMVKGPGPGRESTIRALNAAGFRITNITDVTPIPHNGCRPPKKRRV from the coding sequence ATGGCAAAGGCACCAGTTCGTGCACGTAAGCGTGTAAGAAAACAAGTCTCAGACGGTGTGGCTCATATCCATGCTTCTTTCAACAACACAATCGTTACCATTACTGACCGTCAGGGTAACGCATTAGGTTGGGCAACTGCCGGTGGTTCCGGTTTCCGTGGTTCTCGCAAATCCACTCCGTTCGCAGCACAAGTTGCGGCAGAGCGTTGCGCAGAATCTGTGAAAGAATACGGAATCAAAAACCTGGAAGTTATGGTTAAGGGACCGGGTCCGGGTCGCGAATCAACAATTCGTGCTCTGAACGCCGCTGGTTTTCGCATCACTAATATTACTGATGTGACTCCTATCCCTCATAACGGTTGTCGCCCACCGAAAAAACGTCGCGTTTAA
- the rplF gene encoding 50S ribosomal protein L6, with protein sequence MSRVAKAPVVIPAGVEVKLNGQVISIKGKNGELTRTIHNAVEVKHEDDHLTFGPREGFADAWAQAGTTRSLCNAMVVGVTDGFTKKLQLVGVGYRAAIKGNAVSLSLGFSHPVEHALPAGITAECPTQTEIVLKGADKQVIGQVAAELRAYRRPEPYKGKGVRYADEIVRTKEAKKK encoded by the coding sequence ATGTCTCGTGTGGCAAAAGCACCCGTCGTCATTCCTGCCGGCGTAGAGGTAAAACTCAACGGTCAGGTTATTTCGATCAAGGGTAAAAACGGCGAGCTTACTCGTACTATCCATAATGCAGTTGAAGTTAAACATGAAGATGACCACTTAACCTTCGGTCCGCGTGAAGGTTTTGCTGATGCATGGGCACAAGCGGGTACTACTCGTTCACTGTGCAATGCAATGGTTGTCGGTGTTACCGATGGCTTCACTAAAAAGCTTCAACTGGTCGGTGTTGGTTACCGTGCAGCAATCAAAGGCAATGCTGTAAGCTTGTCTTTAGGTTTCTCGCATCCGGTTGAACACGCACTGCCAGCAGGCATTACTGCTGAATGTCCAACACAAACTGAAATCGTACTGAAAGGTGCGGATAAGCAAGTGATTGGTCAGGTAGCGGCAGAATTGCGTGCTTACCGTCGTCCTGAACCTTATAAAGGTAAAGGTGTTCGTTACGCCGATGAAATCGTGCGTACCAAAGAGGCTAAGAAGAAGTAA
- a CDS encoding alternative ribosome-rescue factor A, whose protein sequence is MNKYQHKRGEIKDNAIEALLHDPLFRQRIEKNKKGKGSYTRKGKANKVGNWEASGNRLINLLPLAF, encoded by the coding sequence ATGAATAAGTATCAGCATAAACGTGGTGAGATTAAAGATAATGCTATTGAGGCTCTGTTACATGACCCTCTATTTCGCCAGAGGATTGAGAAGAATAAGAAAGGAAAAGGAAGCTATACAAGAAAAGGAAAAGCGAATAAGGTAGGTAACTGGGAGGCCAGTGGTAATCGGTTAATAAACTTATTACCACTGGCCTTTTAG
- the rpsD gene encoding 30S ribosomal protein S4, with protein MARYLGPKLKLSRREGTDLFLKSGVRAIDTKCKLEQAPGQHGARKPRLSDYGVQLREKQKVRRIYGVLERQFRNYYKEATRLKGNTGENLLTLLEGRLDNVVYRMGFGATRAEARQMVSHKAIMVNGGVVNIASYQVSPNDVISVREKAKKQSRIKAALELAEQREKPTWLEVDAAKMEGVFKRIPERTDLSADINEHLIVELYSK; from the coding sequence ATGGCTAGATATTTGGGTCCTAAGCTCAAGCTGAGCCGTCGCGAAGGAACAGACCTCTTCCTGAAGTCTGGTGTTCGCGCGATTGACACCAAGTGTAAATTAGAACAGGCACCTGGCCAGCACGGTGCGCGTAAACCGCGTCTGTCTGACTATGGTGTTCAGTTACGTGAAAAACAAAAAGTTCGTCGTATTTACGGTGTTCTGGAACGTCAATTCCGTAACTATTATAAAGAAGCAACTCGCCTGAAAGGCAACACAGGTGAAAACCTGCTGACCCTGCTGGAAGGTCGTTTAGATAACGTCGTTTACCGTATGGGCTTTGGCGCAACTCGCGCAGAAGCACGTCAAATGGTTAGCCACAAAGCTATCATGGTAAATGGTGGTGTAGTTAATATCGCTTCTTATCAGGTTTCCCCGAATGACGTTATCAGCGTTCGTGAGAAAGCTAAAAAACAGTCTCGTATCAAGGCTGCTTTAGAGCTGGCTGAACAGCGTGAGAAGCCAACTTGGCTGGAAGTTGATGCTGCTAAAATGGAAGGTGTGTTCAAACGTATTCCTGAACGTACTGACTTGTCTGCGGACATTAACGAACACCTGATCGTCGAGCTTTACTCCAAGTAA
- the rpsM gene encoding 30S ribosomal protein S13, translating to MARIAGINIPDHKHTVIALTSIFGIGKTRSQAICEATGIAENVKISELSEEQIDKLRDEVAKYVVEGDLRREITLSIKRLMDLGCYRGLRHRRGLPVRGQRTKTNARTRKGPRKPIKK from the coding sequence GTGGCCCGTATAGCAGGCATTAACATTCCTGATCATAAACATACCGTAATCGCTTTAACATCGATTTTCGGCATCGGCAAAACTCGTTCACAGGCTATCTGTGAAGCAACTGGTATTGCTGAAAATGTTAAGATCAGTGAGCTGTCTGAAGAACAAATCGACAAGCTGCGTGACGAAGTTGCTAAATACGTTGTAGAAGGTGACTTACGCCGTGAAATTACCCTGAGCATCAAGCGTCTAATGGACCTTGGATGTTACCGTGGTTTACGTCATCGTCGTGGTCTTCCTGTGCGCGGACAGCGTACTAAGACTAACGCTCGTACCCGCAAGGGTCCGCGTAAGCCGATCAAGAAATAA
- a CDS encoding DNA-directed RNA polymerase subunit alpha produces the protein MQGSVTEFLKPRLVDIEQVSSTHAKVTLEPLERGFGHTLGNALRRILLSSMPGCAVTEVEIDGVLHEYSTKEGVQEDILEILLNLKGLAVKVQGKDEVILTLNKSGIGPVTAADIIHDGDVEIVKPQHVICHLTDESASVNMRIKVQRGRGYVPASARVHSEEDERPIGRLLVDACYSPVERIAYNVEAARVEQRTDLDKLVIEMETNGTIDPEEAIRRAATILAEQLEAFVDLRDVRQPEVKEEKPEFDPILLRPVDDLELTVRSANCLKAEAIHYIGDLVQRTEVELLKTPNLGKKSLTEIKDVLASRGLSLGMRLENWPPASIADD, from the coding sequence ATGCAGGGTTCTGTGACAGAGTTTCTAAAACCGCGCCTGGTAGATATCGAGCAAGTGAGTTCGACGCACGCTAAGGTGACCCTTGAGCCTTTAGAGCGCGGCTTTGGCCACACTCTAGGTAACGCACTGCGCCGTATTCTGCTTTCGTCTATGCCGGGTTGTGCGGTGACAGAGGTTGAGATTGATGGTGTACTGCATGAGTACAGCACCAAAGAAGGTGTACAGGAAGATATCCTGGAGATTCTCCTCAACCTGAAAGGGCTGGCGGTAAAAGTTCAGGGGAAAGATGAAGTTATTTTAACCTTGAATAAATCTGGCATTGGCCCTGTGACTGCAGCCGACATTATCCATGATGGTGATGTCGAAATCGTCAAGCCACAGCATGTGATCTGCCACCTCACTGACGAAAGCGCATCTGTAAATATGCGTATTAAAGTTCAGCGTGGTCGTGGTTATGTGCCGGCTTCTGCCCGAGTTCATTCGGAAGAAGATGAGCGCCCAATTGGTCGTCTGTTAGTCGATGCTTGCTATAGCCCTGTAGAGCGTATTGCCTACAATGTTGAAGCAGCTCGTGTTGAGCAGCGTACTGACTTGGATAAGTTAGTAATCGAAATGGAAACTAATGGTACAATCGATCCTGAAGAGGCGATTCGCCGTGCAGCTACCATTCTGGCTGAACAACTTGAAGCTTTTGTTGACCTACGTGATGTACGTCAGCCAGAAGTTAAAGAAGAGAAACCAGAATTCGATCCTATCTTACTGCGCCCAGTTGACGATCTGGAATTGACTGTCCGCTCTGCTAACTGCCTCAAAGCAGAAGCTATCCACTACATCGGTGATCTGGTACAGCGTACAGAAGTTGAGTTGCTTAAAACTCCGAACCTTGGTAAGAAATCTCTTACTGAAATTAAGGACGTCTTGGCATCTCGTGGTCTTTCTCTGGGCATGCGCTTAGAAAATTGGCCACCAGCTAGTATTGCTGATGATTAG
- the rplE gene encoding 50S ribosomal protein L5, with amino-acid sequence MAKLHDYYKDEVVNKLMTEFNYTSVMQVPRVEKITLNMGVGEAIADKKLLDNAAADLTAISGQKPLITKARKSVAGFKIRQGYPIGCKVTLRGERMWEFLERLISIAVPRIRDFRGLSAKSFDGRGNYSMGVREQIIFPEIDYDKVDRVRGLDITITTTAKSDDEGRALLAAFNFPFRK; translated from the coding sequence ATGGCGAAACTGCATGATTACTATAAAGACGAAGTAGTTAATAAACTCATGACTGAGTTTAACTACACTTCTGTCATGCAAGTCCCTCGGGTCGAGAAGATCACCCTGAATATGGGTGTTGGTGAAGCGATCGCTGATAAAAAACTGCTGGATAACGCAGCAGCTGACTTAACAGCAATCTCTGGTCAAAAACCATTGATCACCAAAGCACGCAAATCTGTTGCAGGCTTCAAAATCCGTCAGGGCTATCCAATCGGCTGTAAAGTAACTCTGCGTGGCGAACGCATGTGGGAGTTCCTTGAGCGTCTGATTTCTATTGCTGTACCACGTATTCGTGACTTCCGTGGCTTGTCCGCTAAGTCTTTCGATGGTCGTGGTAACTACAGCATGGGTGTACGTGAACAAATCATCTTCCCTGAAATCGATTACGATAAAGTGGATCGTGTACGTGGTTTAGATATTACTATCACCACTACTGCGAAATCTGATGATGAAGGTCGCGCACTGTTAGCAGCGTTCAACTTCCCGTTCCGCAAGTAA
- the rplO gene encoding 50S ribosomal protein L15 → MRLNTLSPAEGAKHAPKRVGRGIGSGLGKTGGRGHKGQKSRSGGGVRRGFEGGQMPLYRRLPKFGFTSRKAMITAEIRLSDFASVEGDVIDLNALKAANVIDIQIEYAKVILSGEVNRAVTVRGLRVTKGARAAIEAAGGKIEE, encoded by the coding sequence ATGCGTTTAAATACTCTGTCTCCGGCTGAAGGTGCCAAGCACGCGCCTAAACGCGTAGGTCGTGGTATCGGTTCTGGTCTCGGTAAAACCGGCGGCCGTGGTCACAAAGGTCAGAAGTCTCGTTCTGGCGGTGGCGTACGTCGTGGTTTCGAAGGTGGCCAGATGCCTTTATACCGTCGTTTACCGAAATTCGGTTTTACTTCACGTAAAGCAATGATCACAGCGGAAATCCGTCTGTCTGATTTCGCTTCTGTTGAAGGCGATGTTATTGATCTGAACGCACTGAAAGCCGCGAACGTTATTGACATCCAGATTGAATACGCAAAAGTTATTCTGTCTGGCGAAGTGAATCGTGCAGTTACTGTACGTGGCCTTCGTGTTACTAAAGGTGCTCGCGCTGCAATCGAAGCTGCCGGCGGTAAAATTGAGGAATAA
- the rpsN gene encoding 30S ribosomal protein S14: MAKKSMKARDVKRAKLAEKFFAKRVELKAIISDVKASDEDRWDAVLKLQTLPRDSSPSRQRNRCRQTGRPHGFLRKFGLSRIKVREAAMRGEIPGLKKASW, translated from the coding sequence ATGGCTAAGAAATCTATGAAAGCGCGTGATGTTAAGCGTGCTAAATTAGCTGAGAAATTCTTCGCAAAACGCGTAGAACTGAAAGCTATCATCTCTGATGTTAAAGCATCGGATGAAGATCGCTGGGACGCTGTTCTCAAGCTGCAAACACTGCCACGTGATTCAAGTCCTTCTCGTCAGCGTAACCGCTGCCGTCAAACTGGGCGTCCGCATGGTTTCCTGCGGAAATTTGGTCTGAGCCGTATTAAAGTCCGTGAAGCCGCTATGCGCGGTGAGATCCCGGGCCTTAAAAAGGCTAGTTGGTAA
- the secY gene encoding preprotein translocase subunit SecY, with translation MAKQPGLDFQSAKGGAGELKRRLLFVIGALIVFRIGSFIPIPGIDATVLAKLLEQQQGTIIEMFNMFSGGALSRASIFALGIMPYISASIIVQLLSVVNPRLAEIKKEGEAGRRKISQYTRWGTLVLAIFQSIGIAMGLPNMPGMQGLVLDPGLPFYFTAVVSLVTGTMFLMWLGEQITERGIGNGISIIIFAGIVAGLPPAIGHTIEQARQGDLHFLLLLLVAVLVFAVTFFVVFMERGQRRIVVNYAKRQQGRRVYAAQSTHLPLKVNMAGVIPAIFASSIILFPGTIASWFGDGTGWDWLTTVSMYLQPGQPLYVLLYASAIIFFCFFYTALVFNPRETADNLKKSGAFVPGIRPGEQTAKYIDKVMTRLTLVGALYITFICLIPEFMRDAMKVPFYFGGTSLLIVVVVIMDFMAQVQTLMMSSQYESALKKANLKGK, from the coding sequence ATGGCTAAACAACCAGGATTAGATTTCCAAAGTGCCAAAGGTGGAGCTGGCGAACTAAAACGCAGACTTTTGTTTGTTATTGGCGCGCTAATTGTTTTCCGAATTGGTTCTTTTATTCCAATCCCTGGTATTGATGCCACTGTGCTTGCCAAATTGCTCGAACAGCAACAAGGCACCATCATTGAAATGTTTAACATGTTCTCTGGTGGTGCTCTTAGCCGTGCTTCTATCTTTGCTCTGGGTATCATGCCGTATATTTCGGCATCGATCATTGTCCAGTTATTATCTGTGGTTAATCCACGATTAGCAGAGATCAAGAAGGAAGGAGAAGCAGGTCGTCGGAAGATAAGCCAATATACTCGCTGGGGTACTCTGGTATTAGCAATATTCCAATCTATTGGTATTGCAATGGGTCTACCGAATATGCCAGGGATGCAGGGATTAGTTCTTGATCCAGGTCTCCCATTCTACTTCACGGCAGTTGTTAGCTTAGTCACAGGAACTATGTTCCTTATGTGGTTAGGTGAGCAGATAACTGAAAGAGGTATCGGTAACGGTATTTCAATTATTATCTTCGCTGGTATTGTTGCGGGTCTCCCGCCGGCTATTGGCCATACCATCGAGCAAGCTCGGCAAGGCGATCTGCACTTCCTCCTGTTGCTGTTGGTTGCGGTATTAGTATTCGCGGTAACTTTCTTTGTAGTGTTTATGGAACGTGGTCAACGTCGTATCGTCGTAAACTACGCTAAACGCCAACAAGGACGCCGTGTCTACGCTGCACAAAGTACACATTTACCGTTAAAAGTGAATATGGCGGGTGTAATTCCTGCAATTTTTGCTTCCAGTATCATACTATTCCCGGGTACAATAGCGTCTTGGTTTGGTGATGGAACTGGCTGGGACTGGCTGACTACAGTATCTATGTACTTACAGCCGGGACAACCGTTATATGTGTTGCTTTATGCCTCTGCGATCATCTTCTTCTGTTTCTTCTATACTGCGTTGGTTTTCAACCCAAGAGAAACAGCAGATAACCTGAAGAAGTCCGGTGCATTTGTACCAGGAATTCGTCCGGGAGAGCAAACGGCCAAGTACATCGATAAGGTAATGACACGATTAACATTAGTCGGTGCTCTTTATATTACCTTTATCTGCCTAATCCCGGAGTTCATGCGTGACGCAATGAAAGTACCTTTTTACTTTGGTGGTACTTCCCTCTTAATCGTGGTTGTCGTTATCATGGACTTTATGGCTCAAGTGCAAACTCTAATGATGTCAAGTCAGTATGAGTCTGCATTGAAGAAAGCAAATCTAAAAGGTAAATAA
- the mscL gene encoding large-conductance mechanosensitive channel protein MscL yields the protein MSFLKEFREFAMKGNVMDMAIGIIIGAAFGKIVSSLVADVIMPPLGLIIGGVDFKQFSLVLREAEGSVPAVVMNYGMFIQTVFDFVIVAFAIFMAIKVMNKVRREKEDAAPAEPAAPTTEEVLLSEIRDLLKEQNKK from the coding sequence ATGAGTTTTTTAAAAGAGTTCCGCGAGTTTGCCATGAAAGGCAACGTTATGGACATGGCAATCGGTATTATTATTGGTGCTGCATTTGGTAAAATCGTTTCTTCATTAGTCGCCGATGTGATCATGCCCCCACTAGGATTAATCATTGGTGGCGTAGATTTTAAACAATTCAGCCTTGTACTTCGAGAGGCGGAAGGGAGTGTCCCTGCCGTAGTGATGAATTATGGGATGTTTATCCAAACTGTTTTTGATTTTGTGATTGTCGCATTTGCTATTTTTATGGCAATCAAGGTAATGAATAAAGTACGTCGTGAAAAAGAAGATGCTGCACCAGCAGAGCCTGCTGCGCCAACTACAGAAGAAGTTTTATTGTCCGAAATTCGTGATTTGCTAAAAGAACAAAATAAAAAATAA
- the rpmD gene encoding 50S ribosomal protein L30, translated as MAKTIKITQVRSSIGRLPKHKATLVGLGLRRIGHTVEREDTPAVRGMINLVSYMVKVEE; from the coding sequence ATGGCTAAGACTATTAAAATTACACAAGTTCGCAGTTCAATCGGTCGTCTGCCGAAACACAAGGCAACACTGGTCGGTTTAGGTCTGCGTCGCATTGGTCATACAGTAGAGCGCGAGGATACTCCCGCTGTTCGTGGTATGATCAACTTGGTTTCCTACATGGTTAAAGTTGAGGAGTAA